AGTTGAAGAATTGGTGGTTCTGGTTCTTGGACAAGATCATTGTTTCCATTGAAATGAACCGAATCCTTTCTCCAGGAATCATGATTTCAAATAGTGAAAATAGATTCCTTCTGTCATTGTCTTTCTGAATATGAACTAAACTCATTGCAGAACTAGTGTATAGTATTTTTAGCCCAATTAtgggaatattaattaaaatagccaccctttttgttttttatacgTATATAGCTAccttttttttccaattacACAAATATAGTcactttttagttttattttgccTTTGAAAGGAGAAGATTTTAGGATTTGTGGTTGACTGGATTGGTTGGCTGGTTGGCCATGGTCGGATAGGTTGGCCAACCAACTAAGTGTGCCATTTTATGTCTTGATTGGATGAGTTTATATCTTGGCTAGGTGAGTAGAAAGCCTAAAGGTATTTTAGATATTGTATGTTTTGGGTTATTAtgtataataggaaaaaaaatgacTATATATGAATGCAAGGGAAAAAATGAGGCTATTTTAATTAGTATCTCCCAATTATGAGCATGTCACGTCCAAGagatagtttgagtgataaaagaggagattctatatataaaaaaacatggGTTCAAGTCTCTCTGGTGGCATTTcaagatcaaacttttgatttattcaGTTTAGTAGTTGTGCGGTCAGTCATAAGACTTGGGCTTGTCTTGCTCGGTGTGATTGGTTCTACCTTGAAGGATCCATCCAACTCAGATGAGGTTCCtcgttatcaaaaaaaaattatgagcaTGCCACATTCTAGAAATATCTGTGATATTAAGCTTTTAATAACTTGCTTTTGTAGTTGTGATTGTCAACGAGAAAAAGCATATCTTGCCCATGCCAAATGAGTTTGACCCTCTCTAACATCCTTGGTCTCATAAGTTAGTCTATTATCAAGATATTGcccattttgaatatacaatctATTGTGGTTTTGTTTTTAGACTTTACAATCTAAAACCTCACATCATGATGAACTGTATTtttaaagtgaataatatcttgataCTGAAAACTTCTAGATATGAATTGCACCATTGTTCAATCAACCATGAGAAATATATTAGTAACTATTTCTAATATGGGTATTGATGTTGATCCTCCTATTCTTGAACCCAAAAATAAAGTAATCCCATAATTTGATTAGTTCTGTTGTAGCTCTATGGTAGCAATTATCACATGAAAtccatcaaaatatatttagtaTTCTAaacatcctttttttttctttggacCTTTTGAGTTGTAATTTGGTTTCTTAAAGATAAATGAAGGTTGCAGCTGCATTGAGAAATTATAGCACAGTGGTTATGTTTCTAATAATGATGTAACCACGTAGGTAATCGGATGTCTCATTaaagaaaatacaattatatgataatatatcatttaagtaTTGTTAAAACTGGGtgaacatagttttattataatattattatcaaatattaggccaaaggacttttcccacccaaagtttgtttCATTTCCAAAGTGATACTGAAGCATCTACGGGCCCTTCTCCATTTT
This sequence is a window from Mangifera indica cultivar Alphonso chromosome 20, CATAS_Mindica_2.1, whole genome shotgun sequence. Protein-coding genes within it:
- the LOC123204771 gene encoding 50S ribosomal protein L11, chloroplastic; its protein translation is MYQNHDKSFTFILKSPPASVLLLKAADMNCTIVQSTMRNILVTISNMGIDVDPPILEPKNKVIP